The proteins below come from a single Miscanthus floridulus cultivar M001 chromosome 1, ASM1932011v1, whole genome shotgun sequence genomic window:
- the LOC136494469 gene encoding uncharacterized protein, whose protein sequence is MRNIDSGPGHGISIGSLGKGGAFAVVADVALDKARISRAQNGLGIKTWQGGVGFDYGRVRPAADCLPPQQHMLAARLMTTPTTTTRSRGRTRPSCTPSPDEQAAASAKNGRRAHSSELHC, encoded by the exons ATGCGGAACATCGACTCCGGGCCCGGGCACGGCATCAG CATCGGGAGCCTCGGCAAGGGTGGCGCGTTCGCGGTGGTGGCAGACGTGGCGCTGGACAAGGCGCGGATCAGCCGCGCGCAGAACGGGCTCGGGATCAAGACGTGGCAGGGCGGGGTCGGGTTCGACTACGGCCGCGTCCGGCCCGCTGCCGACTGCCTCCCTCCGCAGCAGCACATGCTGGCGGCGCGCCTGATGACCACCcccacgacgacgacgaggagcaggggaaggacgaGGCCGTCCTGCACACCGAGCCCTGATGAGCAAGCAGCCGCAAGTGCAAAGAATGGCCGTCGTGCTCATTCATCCGAACTTCACTGCTAG